The Methanotorris formicicus Mc-S-70 genome segment GAACCTGGTTTAGTTGTTATTGATGAGTTTGACCCAAAAGAAGTTATTGAAGCACATAAGGAAGATCCAGAAAAAATCATGCCAAAAATTAGAGAAGTTGTTAAAGCAAAAGCAAAAGAACTTCCTAAACCTCCAAAGGCATGTATTCACTTAGTTCATCCAGAAGATGTTGGTTTAAAAGTAACAAGCGATGACAAAGAGGCAGTTGCAGATGCAGATATCATAATAACATGGTTACCAAAAGGAGGAAAACAGCCAGATATTATTAAGAAGTTCGTAGATGCAATTCCAGAGGGGGCTATTGTAACTCACGCATGTACAATTCCAACAACAAAATTTGCAAAAATCTTTAAAGATTTAGGAAGAGAAGACTTAAACATCATCTCCTATCACCCAGGAGCAGTTCCTGAAATGAAAGGGCAAATATTCTTATCAACAGGATTTGCATCAGATGAAGCAATTGAAAAATTATATGCATTGGCTCAAAAGGCAAGAGGAAACGCATACAAATTACCTGCAAACTTAATTAGTCCTGTTTGTGACATGGGTTCAGCAGTTACAGCAACAGTTTATGCTGGTTTGTTGGCATACAG includes the following:
- the hmd gene encoding 5,10-methenyltetrahydromethanopterin hydrogenase; protein product: MKIAILGAGCYRTHAAAGITNFARACEVAEQVGKPEIALTHSTITMGAELLHLCGEVNEVIVSDPCFAEEPGLVVIDEFDPKEVIEAHKEDPEKIMPKIREVVKAKAKELPKPPKACIHLVHPEDVGLKVTSDDKEAVADADIIITWLPKGGKQPDIIKKFVDAIPEGAIVTHACTIPTTKFAKIFKDLGREDLNIISYHPGAVPEMKGQIFLSTGFASDEAIEKLYALAQKARGNAYKLPANLISPVCDMGSAVTATVYAGLLAYRDAVTKILGAPADFAQMMAEEAITQLLELMKNEGIANMEKTLDPKALTGTADSMCFGPLAEILPQALEVLKKH